In Paraburkholderia acidisoli, one DNA window encodes the following:
- a CDS encoding M14 family metallopeptidase, whose product MDISSFSLSYAEARARFLGACDAAGLAVQSHRHPLRGRDGEALAIDVARMGRADAANLLVTSSGCHGIEGFCGSGVQVDLLRDADWLQRCRRDDLAVLYLHALNPYGFSWERRVTHENVDLNRNFRDFDTPPAGDAAYWQIATLLVPRRCPPTVASTAGLLGYALRHGRRALQRAVSAGQQVDPEGLFYVGHAPTWSHLRIRDILREHGRAARRIAWIDLHTGLGPLGVGERIYKGRLDAASIARARQWWGCGVTCSEEGNSSSAVVDGTLDLAVMSECPQAQYNGLTLEYGTLPGRQVLDALRAEQWLQLHPEAGQRRAAAIKRRLRAAFYVETDAWKHSVLAQARDVMNQSLAALATPLPARLPAP is encoded by the coding sequence ATGGACATCAGCAGTTTCTCGCTCAGCTACGCCGAGGCGCGCGCGCGTTTTCTCGGCGCGTGTGATGCGGCGGGCCTCGCCGTGCAATCGCATCGGCACCCGCTGCGCGGCCGCGACGGCGAGGCGCTCGCCATCGACGTCGCCCGCATGGGGCGCGCCGACGCCGCCAATCTGCTGGTGACCAGCAGCGGCTGCCATGGCATCGAAGGGTTTTGCGGCTCGGGCGTGCAGGTCGACCTGCTGCGCGATGCCGACTGGCTGCAACGCTGCCGCCGCGACGATCTGGCGGTGCTCTATCTGCACGCGCTCAACCCCTACGGCTTTTCGTGGGAGCGGCGCGTGACGCACGAGAACGTTGACCTCAACCGCAATTTCCGCGACTTCGACACACCGCCCGCGGGCGACGCCGCGTACTGGCAGATCGCCACGCTGCTCGTGCCGCGACGCTGCCCGCCAACCGTGGCGAGCACCGCGGGCCTTCTCGGCTATGCGCTGCGGCATGGCCGGCGCGCGTTGCAGCGCGCCGTCTCGGCGGGGCAGCAAGTGGACCCCGAGGGCCTGTTCTACGTGGGTCACGCGCCCACCTGGAGCCATCTGCGAATCCGCGACATCCTGCGCGAGCACGGGCGCGCGGCGCGCCGCATCGCCTGGATCGACCTGCACACGGGCCTTGGCCCATTGGGCGTGGGCGAGCGCATCTACAAAGGCCGGCTCGACGCGGCATCGATCGCGCGCGCCCGCCAGTGGTGGGGCTGCGGCGTCACGTGCAGCGAAGAAGGCAACTCGAGTTCCGCGGTAGTGGACGGCACGCTCGATCTCGCGGTGATGAGCGAGTGCCCGCAGGCGCAATACAACGGACTCACGCTCGAATACGGCACCTTGCCGGGCCGCCAGGTGCTCGACGCGCTGCGCGCCGAGCAATGGCTGCAGTTGCATCCCGAGGCCGGCCAGCGCCGCGCCGCGGCGATCAAGCGGCGCCTGCGCGCGGCGTTCTACGTGGAAACGGATGCGTGGAAACACAGCGTGCTCGCGCAGGCGCGCGACGTGATGAATCAGAGCCTGGCGGCCCTCGCCACGCCCTTGCCTGCGCGGTTACCCGCACCGTAG
- a CDS encoding LysR family transcriptional regulator, which translates to MKIHQLRALVEVAAAGTLKGAAHRLHVTQPAVTKAIRELEDEFGVRLFERNPWGVVPTAEGVALLQRARTVVREMERAEEDLAHMKGQREGRLVIGVSPIAGTAGLAEAFVEFRQRWPQVAIEFVELGLNQLREQLRSRAVDLAFAAFPVNPGEDDVQVKALLSFDAVFVTRANGAFARATSLEALQDAEWIHTDVTDNYPGYIQAMFSRAGLEPPRRVTRCTSYGLFYGLTVRSDAVFAWTRHSLEEAELGRAFVELKVEARPPSLQLYLFSPPEAQLTRPAEYFVDCILEVTAQRMGQPRASGFASDR; encoded by the coding sequence ATGAAAATTCATCAGCTTCGCGCACTCGTCGAAGTGGCCGCGGCGGGCACCCTCAAGGGCGCGGCGCACCGTCTGCACGTCACGCAACCCGCCGTCACCAAGGCCATTCGCGAGCTGGAGGACGAGTTCGGCGTGCGTCTGTTCGAGCGCAATCCGTGGGGCGTGGTGCCAACCGCCGAAGGCGTCGCGCTGCTGCAACGCGCGCGTACCGTGGTGCGGGAGATGGAGCGGGCCGAGGAGGATCTGGCCCATATGAAAGGGCAGCGCGAGGGGCGGCTCGTGATCGGCGTGTCGCCCATTGCCGGCACGGCGGGGCTGGCGGAGGCGTTCGTGGAGTTCCGGCAGCGCTGGCCGCAGGTCGCGATCGAATTCGTCGAGCTGGGGCTGAACCAGTTGCGCGAGCAGTTGCGCAGTCGCGCCGTCGATCTGGCGTTCGCGGCGTTTCCCGTCAATCCGGGCGAAGACGACGTGCAGGTGAAGGCGCTGCTCTCGTTCGACGCGGTGTTCGTGACGCGCGCCAACGGGGCGTTCGCGCGCGCGACGTCGCTGGAAGCGCTGCAGGACGCGGAGTGGATTCACACCGACGTCACCGACAACTACCCCGGCTATATCCAGGCAATGTTCTCGCGCGCCGGGCTCGAGCCGCCACGGCGCGTCACGCGCTGCACGTCGTATGGGTTGTTCTACGGCCTCACGGTGCGCTCCGACGCCGTATTCGCGTGGACCCGGCATTCGCTCGAAGAGGCCGAACTGGGCCGCGCGTTCGTCGAACTGAAGGTCGAGGCGCGGCCGCCTTCGCTCCAGCTGTATCTGTTTTCGCCGCCGGAAGCGCAACTCACGCGTCCGGCGGAATATTTCGTCGATTGCATTCTCGAGGTCACCGCGCAGCGCATGGGGCAGCCGCGCGCGAGCGGCTTCGCATCGGACCGCTGA
- a CDS encoding LysR substrate-binding domain-containing protein, whose translation MKHHQLVALVAVADQGSFHGAARALHLTQPAITKAIKDLEAELGILLVTRQARGVVLTDEGQTLLARARLIVREVRRAQEDIDQLKGRRAGELAIGVTPLAGLTIVPRAFARFRQAWPEVQVDFIEYTSDQLFAQLRSGALDFAVGAATASAVGTPVRHEALFSLPTSLAVQRDSPLARAKSLAELHHAEWIHTDLTERFPGFLAELFAREGLAPPARVTRCTSQALFHSLAMANDVVFFWSLFAIGMPELRQRFTALPLAADLPRLNMSLLVREDSLLTRAAAYFIRCIREVAQSEWTAL comes from the coding sequence TTGAAGCATCATCAACTCGTTGCGCTGGTCGCCGTGGCGGACCAGGGCAGCTTTCACGGCGCGGCGCGCGCGCTGCATCTCACGCAGCCCGCCATCACCAAGGCCATCAAGGATCTCGAAGCGGAGCTGGGCATTTTGCTGGTGACCCGCCAGGCGCGAGGCGTGGTGCTGACCGACGAAGGGCAGACCCTGCTGGCGCGTGCGCGCCTGATCGTGCGCGAGGTGCGCCGGGCCCAGGAGGATATCGACCAGCTCAAGGGGCGCCGCGCGGGCGAGCTCGCGATCGGCGTGACGCCGCTGGCGGGCCTGACCATCGTGCCGCGCGCGTTCGCGCGGTTTCGTCAGGCATGGCCCGAGGTGCAGGTGGATTTCATCGAATACACCTCGGACCAGTTGTTCGCGCAACTGCGCAGCGGCGCGCTCGATTTCGCCGTGGGCGCCGCCACCGCGAGCGCGGTGGGGACGCCCGTGCGGCACGAAGCGTTGTTTTCGCTGCCCACGTCGCTGGCCGTTCAGCGCGACAGTCCGTTGGCGCGCGCGAAGTCGCTGGCGGAGTTGCATCATGCCGAGTGGATCCACACCGATCTGACCGAGCGGTTTCCCGGTTTTCTCGCGGAGCTGTTCGCACGCGAAGGTCTCGCGCCGCCGGCGCGCGTGACGCGTTGTACCTCGCAGGCGCTGTTTCATAGCCTCGCCATGGCCAACGACGTGGTGTTTTTCTGGTCGCTGTTCGCCATCGGCATGCCGGAGTTGCGCCAGCGGTTCACGGCGCTGCCCCTCGCCGCCGATTTGCCGCGCCTGAACATGAGCCTGCTCGTGCGCGAAGACAGTTTGCTGACGCGCGCGGCCGCCTATTTCATACGCTGCATTCGCGAAGTCGCGCAAAGTGAATGGACGGCGCTTTAA
- a CDS encoding autotransporter family protein: MFLVLAAAGIIPAAQAANCVSNQSEYSNSSGACSIPPGTTGIARITATNGGAIEANGDAVLVPYGVAVTAENGGSVVFGIDPSAGASTLGELYAGSGGITGLFASGAGSQIVASGLAIRLPASGITVALAQNGGQITLNEGSTITIESGGGSRALVADGAGSKISADGLTLTGQTGGGDVAVYSTAGGDIDLTGSTVSLTTQGGGIAALRADQGSTMTATDTAVTVSGTGGNVVGVNASGASTITLDGGSIDVSGAGGSTALLVQGTGTSVTTSGTTVDVQAANSSAANLQDGGSLSIEGGSVNATGEGSVGFLVNGASGFTNAIALSGTTVTSTGASFNVQGANADIDIADSTVVQNNGVFLATQGAATTQFNASHATLSGAITTANDSVANVALSNGTLWTVTGNSNATSLANEASTIRFAAPSGDAAQLSSYKTITVGRYASSGGTLEINTYLGTDGSPSDRLIINGGAASGTTFLVVHNTTGPGASTQGNGIEVEESINGGTTDAHSFQLAGEARAGAFDYDLFRGGTSAGTANDWFLRSDFTVAPPPTGGGGEGGGGTTGGGGGGGGSVGGGNGGGGGGGTTGGGGGGTTGGGGGTTGGGGGTTGGGGGTTGGGGGTGPAVVPPIVSPDINVDPPTEPLAPGTYPIIGPELATYGVVQPVARQMGTTMLGTLHERIGDTLIDEPDAGSGSGWGRSAWGRFFGQQIDNRYRSFADPSASGRLLGLQAGLDLWHGSLVPGQHDTAGVYFAYANSNVDVDGLVTDLDALSYLNQHTGKVDLDAYAGGLYWTHYGQQGWYLDAVLQGTYYSGDATTANARLPVNGGGFASSLEAGYPFPIGNRFVLEPQMQVIWQYVSFSDENDGLGPVALGSSSGTTGRIGVRGRWTLDGKNGQIWQPYGRVNLWHDWGGESSTAFGADPVPLLSQATRLEFAAGVTTRIDQRFSAYLQAGYQFAVGGTEGGRRQSVQGDIGLRYRW, from the coding sequence ATGTTTCTTGTCCTCGCCGCGGCCGGCATTATTCCGGCAGCGCAGGCCGCCAATTGCGTATCGAATCAATCCGAATATAGCAATAGCAGTGGTGCGTGTTCGATTCCGCCTGGCACGACCGGCATTGCCCGTATTACCGCCACCAATGGCGGCGCCATCGAAGCGAATGGCGATGCGGTACTCGTGCCTTATGGCGTTGCGGTGACGGCGGAAAATGGCGGAAGCGTGGTATTCGGTATCGATCCTTCGGCCGGTGCGTCGACACTCGGCGAATTGTATGCGGGCTCCGGCGGCATTACCGGTTTGTTCGCGAGCGGCGCGGGCAGCCAGATCGTTGCGAGCGGGCTCGCCATCCGTCTTCCCGCGAGCGGCATCACGGTGGCGCTCGCGCAAAATGGCGGCCAGATCACCTTGAACGAGGGCTCGACGATCACCATCGAATCGGGCGGCGGGAGCCGGGCGCTCGTGGCGGACGGCGCGGGCAGCAAGATCAGCGCCGACGGCCTGACGCTCACGGGACAGACGGGCGGCGGCGACGTGGCGGTCTACAGCACCGCTGGCGGCGATATCGATCTGACCGGCAGCACGGTCTCGCTCACCACGCAGGGCGGCGGTATTGCCGCGTTGCGCGCCGATCAGGGCAGCACGATGACGGCGACGGACACGGCCGTGACGGTGTCGGGCACGGGCGGCAACGTGGTCGGCGTGAATGCGAGCGGCGCGAGCACGATCACGCTCGACGGCGGCTCGATCGACGTGAGCGGCGCGGGCGGCTCGACGGCGCTGCTGGTGCAGGGCACGGGCACGAGCGTGACCACGTCCGGAACCACCGTGGACGTGCAGGCCGCGAATTCGTCGGCGGCCAACCTGCAGGACGGCGGGAGCTTGTCGATCGAAGGCGGAAGCGTCAATGCCACGGGCGAAGGCAGCGTGGGCTTTCTCGTCAACGGCGCGTCGGGCTTCACCAACGCGATCGCGCTCTCGGGCACGACCGTGACCTCCACGGGCGCCTCGTTCAACGTGCAGGGCGCGAACGCCGACATCGACATCGCCGACTCCACCGTCGTGCAGAACAACGGCGTGTTTCTCGCCACCCAGGGCGCGGCCACGACGCAGTTCAACGCGAGCCACGCCACCTTGAGCGGCGCGATCACGACGGCGAACGACAGCGTCGCCAATGTCGCGCTGAGCAACGGCACGCTCTGGACGGTGACCGGCAACTCGAACGCGACGAGTCTCGCGAACGAGGCGAGCACGATACGGTTCGCGGCGCCGAGCGGCGACGCGGCGCAACTCTCGAGCTACAAGACGATCACCGTGGGCCGGTATGCGAGTTCGGGCGGCACGCTCGAAATCAACACGTATCTGGGCACGGACGGCTCGCCGTCCGACCGCTTGATCATCAACGGCGGCGCGGCCTCGGGCACGACGTTTCTGGTCGTCCACAACACGACGGGCCCCGGCGCGAGCACGCAGGGCAACGGCATCGAGGTCGAAGAGTCGATCAACGGCGGCACCACGGATGCCCACTCGTTCCAGCTGGCCGGCGAGGCGCGCGCCGGGGCGTTCGACTACGACCTGTTTCGCGGCGGCACGAGCGCGGGCACGGCGAACGACTGGTTCCTGCGCTCCGATTTCACCGTCGCACCGCCGCCCACGGGCGGTGGCGGCGAGGGCGGTGGCGGCACGACCGGCGGAGGCGGTGGCGGTGGCGGCTCGGTCGGTGGCGGTAACGGCGGTGGTGGCGGTGGCGGGACCACGGGCGGTGGCGGTGGAGGCACCACCGGCGGCGGAGGAGGCACGACAGGCGGCGGAGGAGGAACAACGGGCGGTGGCGGAGGCACAACCGGCGGCGGTGGCGGCACGGGCCCGGCGGTGGTGCCTCCCATCGTCTCGCCGGACATCAATGTCGATCCGCCCACTGAGCCGCTCGCGCCGGGCACCTATCCGATCATCGGGCCCGAACTCGCCACCTACGGCGTCGTGCAACCGGTCGCGCGCCAGATGGGCACGACGATGCTCGGCACGCTGCACGAGCGGATCGGCGACACGCTCATCGACGAGCCGGACGCGGGTTCCGGCTCCGGCTGGGGCCGCTCGGCATGGGGCCGCTTTTTCGGTCAACAGATCGACAATCGCTACCGGAGCTTTGCCGATCCTTCCGCGAGCGGGCGCCTGCTGGGCCTGCAGGCCGGTCTCGACCTCTGGCACGGCAGTCTCGTTCCGGGTCAGCACGATACGGCAGGCGTGTACTTCGCCTATGCCAACAGCAACGTGGACGTGGACGGCCTCGTGACCGACCTCGACGCGCTGTCCTACCTCAACCAGCACACCGGCAAGGTGGATCTGGACGCCTACGCCGGCGGCCTCTACTGGACGCACTACGGTCAGCAAGGCTGGTATCTGGACGCGGTACTGCAAGGCACCTACTACAGCGGCGATGCCACGACCGCGAATGCCCGGCTGCCCGTGAACGGCGGCGGCTTCGCGTCGTCGCTGGAGGCGGGCTATCCGTTTCCGATCGGCAACCGCTTCGTGCTCGAACCGCAAATGCAGGTCATCTGGCAATACGTGAGTTTCAGCGACGAGAACGACGGGCTCGGCCCCGTGGCGCTGGGCTCGTCGAGCGGCACGACCGGGCGCATCGGCGTGCGGGGCCGCTGGACGCTGGACGGCAAGAACGGCCAGATCTGGCAGCCCTACGGCCGCGTGAATCTGTGGCACGACTGGGGCGGGGAATCGAGCACGGCGTTCGGCGCGGACCCCGTGCCGCTGCTCTCGCAGGCCACGCGGCTAGAGTTCGCCGCGGGGGTGACGACCCGCATCGACCAACGCTTCAGCGCGTACCTGCAAGCGGGTTATCAGTTCGCGGTGGGCGGCACCGAAGGCGGCCGCCGGCAAAGCGTGCAGGGCGATATCGGCTTGCGATATCGCTGGTAG
- a CDS encoding MFS transporter — protein sequence MPDALSSGGRRRVVVALLMTVMVIAVLDKSVFAFAGPQIIDELKLTPAQFGSIGSAFFVLYSVSGLLVGFAANRWPARHILTAMSLVWMLAQVLTARGSGFAMLVGSRMLLGAGCGPGTAVTQHACFKWYAPRERVVPAALIQVAIMLGAVAGALMLPLVIQRAGWRFAYGLLAAVSLAWLLAWTAFGREGAHDDAAQSPASAAVSYRRLLLNRSFVLVTLAGFCSYLPTALIYSWVPVYLQRGLGLAPLQSGYVVMAATLGVIVLNLAVSTLSQRALARGASVRRALVAPPMLACLAGGLAMAALGFAAPGRTGTLALFLAGSVLVNLLPAFANSIVAFVAPVRQRGSLLAIHIGVMTSAGMLAPLLVGRAVEHLGGRIAPGFELVIGAFGLALVLSGLLGLAWIDPERTRSQLLPSELQPR from the coding sequence ATGCCAGATGCTCTTTCCAGCGGCGGCCGCCGCCGCGTGGTGGTCGCGCTGCTGATGACCGTGATGGTCATCGCCGTGCTCGACAAATCGGTCTTCGCCTTCGCCGGGCCGCAGATCATCGACGAACTCAAGCTCACGCCCGCGCAATTCGGCTCGATCGGCAGCGCGTTCTTCGTGCTCTATTCGGTGTCCGGATTGCTGGTGGGTTTCGCGGCCAACCGCTGGCCCGCCCGCCACATCCTCACGGCGATGTCGCTGGTCTGGATGCTCGCCCAGGTGCTCACCGCGCGCGGCAGCGGCTTCGCCATGCTGGTTGGCAGCCGCATGCTGCTGGGCGCCGGTTGCGGTCCGGGCACGGCCGTCACGCAGCACGCGTGCTTCAAGTGGTACGCGCCGCGCGAACGCGTGGTCCCGGCCGCGCTGATTCAGGTGGCGATCATGCTCGGCGCCGTGGCCGGCGCGCTGATGCTCCCGCTCGTGATCCAGCGCGCCGGCTGGCGCTTCGCGTACGGGCTACTGGCCGCCGTGAGCCTCGCGTGGCTGCTCGCGTGGACGGCGTTCGGCCGCGAGGGCGCGCACGACGACGCGGCGCAAAGCCCCGCCAGCGCCGCCGTCTCCTACCGCCGCCTGCTGCTCAATCGCAGCTTCGTGCTGGTCACGCTCGCGGGCTTCTGCAGTTACCTGCCCACGGCCCTGATCTACAGCTGGGTGCCGGTCTACCTGCAACGCGGCCTCGGGCTCGCGCCGCTTCAGTCGGGTTACGTGGTCATGGCGGCCACGCTCGGCGTGATCGTCCTCAATCTCGCGGTCTCGACACTCTCGCAGCGCGCGCTCGCACGCGGCGCGAGCGTGCGCCGCGCGCTGGTGGCGCCGCCCATGCTGGCCTGCCTCGCCGGCGGCCTCGCGATGGCCGCACTCGGCTTCGCCGCGCCCGGGCGCACCGGCACGCTCGCGCTCTTTCTTGCCGGCAGCGTGCTCGTCAATCTGCTGCCGGCCTTCGCGAACAGCATCGTCGCGTTTGTCGCGCCGGTCCGCCAGCGCGGCAGCCTGCTCGCGATTCATATCGGCGTGATGACGAGCGCGGGCATGCTCGCGCCGCTGCTGGTCGGACGCGCCGTCGAGCATCTGGGCGGCCGCATCGCGCCGGGCTTCGAGCTCGTGATCGGCGCGTTCGGTCTCGCGCTCGTGCTGAGCGGCCTGCTCGGCCTCGCGTGGATCGATCCCGAACGCACGCGCTCGCAACTTCTCCCTTCCGAACTCCAACCGCGCTGA
- a CDS encoding CapA family protein gives MTQHQRIKAPSQRPASLELQANWRDADVESGFTVIAVGDIIITHAIRAKLARRSPELLAILSRGDVVVGNYEGSAIDLRRFDGHPEAQSGFAWLTSDPECPADLAALGFNLMARANNHALDWGAAGMAMTDDLLDAAGIAHAGTGASLAAARAPAFLNTAKARVALLSHATTFEGNAPANDGLGAVPPRPGLNPLRTTAHRLVSADDFAVLKRLNDQEAFQDHFLLRALYGQHSVHLGMALHYRVDPEARPGSLRIVHECDPRDLGAIERNLRQAKQTSDFAIVAQHTHEPDNFTTEVPGYLPALARKLVDGGADMLCGHGPHQLRGIEIYRGKPLLYSLGNFCFMDNTQQIVPRDEWEEREWMAAEAMVGPKGITQPNVSTPAEFLEWKRVVGIFSEPIWFESVVAECRFGAHGRLEALLLHPIELGFAGRDAERGIPRLAFDTEENGAQARRILERLQALSSEFGTRIEIETVTFGERVSSVGRVCLAD, from the coding sequence ATGACCCAGCACCAACGCATCAAGGCGCCCTCGCAACGCCCCGCCTCGCTCGAACTCCAGGCCAACTGGCGCGACGCCGACGTGGAAAGCGGCTTCACCGTGATCGCCGTCGGCGACATCATCATTACGCACGCGATCCGCGCCAAACTCGCGCGCCGCTCGCCGGAGTTGCTCGCGATCCTCTCGCGCGGCGATGTCGTGGTCGGCAACTACGAAGGCTCGGCAATCGACCTGCGGCGTTTCGACGGCCACCCCGAGGCACAGTCCGGCTTCGCCTGGCTCACGAGCGATCCCGAGTGCCCCGCCGATCTCGCCGCGCTCGGCTTCAACCTGATGGCGCGCGCGAACAATCACGCGCTGGACTGGGGCGCGGCCGGCATGGCGATGACCGACGACCTGCTCGACGCCGCCGGCATCGCTCATGCGGGCACCGGCGCGAGTCTCGCGGCAGCGCGCGCGCCCGCGTTCCTGAACACGGCAAAGGCCCGCGTGGCGCTGCTGTCCCACGCCACGACCTTCGAAGGCAACGCGCCCGCCAACGACGGGCTCGGCGCGGTCCCGCCTCGGCCCGGGTTGAACCCGCTGCGCACGACCGCGCACCGGCTCGTCAGCGCGGACGACTTCGCCGTGCTCAAGCGGCTCAACGATCAGGAAGCGTTTCAGGATCACTTTCTGTTGCGGGCGCTGTACGGCCAGCACAGCGTGCATCTGGGCATGGCGCTGCACTATCGCGTCGATCCCGAAGCGCGGCCCGGTTCGCTGCGCATCGTGCACGAATGCGATCCGCGCGATCTGGGCGCGATCGAGCGCAACCTGCGCCAGGCGAAGCAGACCAGCGACTTCGCCATCGTCGCCCAGCACACCCACGAGCCCGACAACTTCACGACCGAAGTCCCCGGCTATCTGCCCGCGCTCGCGCGCAAGCTCGTCGATGGCGGCGCCGACATGCTCTGCGGTCACGGGCCGCACCAGTTGCGCGGCATCGAAATCTACCGGGGCAAACCGCTGCTCTATTCGCTCGGCAACTTCTGCTTCATGGACAACACCCAGCAGATCGTGCCGCGCGACGAGTGGGAGGAACGCGAATGGATGGCCGCGGAAGCCATGGTCGGGCCGAAGGGCATCACGCAGCCCAACGTGAGCACGCCCGCGGAATTCCTCGAGTGGAAACGCGTGGTCGGGATTTTCTCGGAGCCGATCTGGTTCGAGAGCGTGGTCGCCGAATGCCGGTTCGGCGCGCACGGACGGCTCGAGGCACTGCTGCTGCATCCGATCGAGCTGGGCTTTGCCGGCCGCGACGCCGAACGCGGCATTCCGCGCCTCGCCTTCGATACCGAGGAGAACGGCGCTCAGGCGCGCCGCATTCTCGAACGCCTGCAAGCCCTGTCGAGTGAGTTCGGCACGCGGATCGAGATCGAGACGGTGACGTTCGGCGAGCGCGTGAGCAGCGTCGGCCGCGTGTGTCTGGCCGACTGA